Proteins encoded by one window of Branchiostoma floridae strain S238N-H82 chromosome 6, Bfl_VNyyK, whole genome shotgun sequence:
- the LOC118417553 gene encoding IgGFc-binding protein-like, giving the protein MRPHLRLALMLLLWACLLAGAQARAVCRASGDPHYRTFDGREHHYQGKCNYTFAMDCGVSNDSNDFNVTTENVGRGGNPNSAVSLVRHVYVEAHGFVVGIHQRRKVKVNGEPYSLPFSLADGKIKVRLSGGFVLVFLTTYNVQVAYNGVSFVKVYVPSDYRGRMCGLCGNYNGDRSDDFMTPEGFIVQDLNIFGNSWFVNVTNATCPNPPDALCTDEERAAAEAACWVLKDATGPFAVCHGTVDPEPSFQNCAFDMCLLEQTDSALCQNLENYADECREAGVAPFHWRTEDRCPFYCPLDSTYSICTSSCPATCPDPTAPKQCTESCVEGCECDPGFLFSGQQCVREEECGCMNEYGRYFMLGETWSEFGYACECEEGNVITCDAVTGPPSVDQPCNQFGQGYKWVLRAGVWGCYCVEHECSNVTVCYAWGDPHYYMFDGGEHHFQGPCRYTLAKDYGTSCDFIVEAQNQPLISAPHLSFVSEVYVEAYGLTIGIHQGKVVTVDGVLHSLPFSKSLDKIQVSLGVHSAHVWLVNYGVTVSYDGFTRVRYADMAPNQLETQVRDRSGWRSLTKLAQENLERTRRTNIEEARRRRKAAAAAAVTRQQSQPQFSCEQCGSPCRSRIGLLQVAVPNDYRGQMCGLCGNFNGDPADDFMIPDGTIVGNVNIFGNSWLTDNETCPEDPRPTQPPDCTVGVREYAELVCELLRDDAGPFGVCHDTESPERFYSTCVFDICGRNGDIIGLCQNLEAYARACVQAGVEPFSWRPENLCPLECPANSTYSNCTSPCPATCLDPTAPDQCDRSCEEGCECNEGFLLSGQDCVLEEQCGCTDDEGRYFTLGERWGGDGETCVCEAGSKITCEDCNEGDGYDLVLRNNVWECRCVEDRCDECTSDPCQNGATCVDEVDGYTCTCVPGYEGVHCERDVQCPLLAAPSNGVRTPATGATSYQSIITFTCDRGYVLNGAATTTCQADGTWSNAVPTCEPIPCPLLTAPTNGALSPAGPYAYQNLVTFTCNPGYVLTGAATTTCQADGTWSNAVPTCEPISCPLLTAPTDGALSPAGPYEYPNQVTFTCNPGYVLNGDATTTCQADGTWSNAVPTCEPISCPLLTAPTDGALSPAGPYEYPNQVTFTCNPGYVLNGAATTTCQADGTWSNVVPTCTPVPCPLLTAPTDGALSPAGPYEYPNQVTFTCNPGYVLNGDATTTCQADGTWSNAVPTCTPIPCPLLTAPTDGALSPAGPYEYPNQVTFTCNPGYVLNGDATTTCQADGTWSNAVPTCTPIPCPLLTAPTDGALSPAGPYAYPNQVTFTCNPGYVLNGDATTTCQADGTWSNAVPTCTPIPCPLLTAPTDGALSPAGPYEYPNQVIFTCNPGYVLNGDATTTCQADGTWSNAVPTCTPIPCPLLTAPTDGALSPTGPYEYPNQVTFTCNPGYVLNGDATTTCQADGTWSNAVPTCTPVQCPLLAAPANGKRRPRTGATSYQDEVSFRCDSGYELNGADSTTCQGDETWSNAVPTCTDIDECATPTPRCRNNRECVNTPGGYECECKDNLIEFRGRCLEMVEFNIVTRLVEHQVYQDLLENNPGEFKDLVIAIRKKATRRYREGRLTINEFRNADILDFLP; this is encoded by the exons ATGCGTCCTCATCTGAGGTTGGCGCTTATGTTGCTCCTTTGGGCCTGTTTGCTGGCAGGGGCCCAGGCTAGAG CAGTCTGCAGGGCATCAGGCGACCCGCACTACAGAACGTTCGACGGCCGCGAACACCACTACCAAGGAAAATGCAACTACACATTTGCTATGGACTGTGGTGTTAGTAACGATAGTAACGACTTTAACGTGACAACAGAGAATGTAGGACGCGGTGGAAACCCAAATTCTGCAGTTTCTCTCGTGCGTCACGTATACGTAGAGGCACACGGATTCGTTGTTGGAATTCACCAACGTAGGAAAGTCAAG GTCAATGGAGAGCCATACTCACTTCCCTTCAGCCTGGCGGATGGTAAGATCAAAGTCAGGCTAAGTGGAGGCTTTGTCCTGGTTTTCCTGACAACTTACAACGTGCAAGTCGCCTACAATGGGGTTTCATTCGTCAAG GTGTACGTTCCGAGTGACTACCGGGGTCGAATGTGTGGTCTGTGCGGCAACTACAACGGTGACCGAAGCGACGACTTCATGACACCAGAAGGCTTCATTGTTCAAGACCTAAACATTTTTGGGAACAGCTGGTTCGTCAACGTTACCAATGCGAC ATGTCCAAATCCTCCGGATGCCCTTTGTACCGACGAAGAACGAGCAGCTGCCGAGGCGGCTTGCTGGGTGCTGAAGGATGCTACCGGCCCATTTGCCGTCTGCCACGGCACCGTGGATCCTGAACCTTCCTTCCAAAACTGTGCCTTTGACATGTGCCTGTTGGAGCAAACCGACAGTGCACTTTGTCAGAATCTGGAGAACTACGCCGACGAGTGCCGGGAAGCTGGTGTGGCGCCGTTTCATTGGCGGACGGAAGACCGCTGTC CTTTCTACTGTCCCTTGGACAGCACGTACTCCATATGCACCAGCTCCTGCCCTGCGACCTGCCCGGACCCCACCGCTCCAAAGCAATGTACGGAAAGCTGTGTAGAAGGCTGTGAGTGCGATCCTGGCTTCCTCTTTAGTGGACAGCAGTGTGTTCGGGAAGAGGAGTGTGGCTGCATGAACGAATACGGGCGTTATTTCATG CTGGGAGAAACCTGGAGTGAGTTTGGATACGCCTGTGAGTGCGAAGAGGGGAACGTCATCACTTGCGATGCCGTCACCGGTCCTCCGTCAGTAGATCAACCCTGCAATCAGTTTGGTCAAGGCTACAAATGGGTGCTGAGAGCCGGAGTTTGGGGATGTTACTGTGTGGAACATGAATGCTCTA ATGTGACCGTTTGCTATGCGTGGGGCGACCCACACTACTACATGTTCGACGGAGGCGAGCATCACTTCCAGGGACCATGCAGGTACACCTTAGCGAAGGACTACGGCACCAGTTGTGACTTCATCGTTGAAGCACAGAACCAACCGCTCATTTCGGCGCCACACCTTTCCTTTGTCAGTGAAGTATACGTGGAAGCATACGGATTAACAATTGGAATACATCAAGGAAAAGTCGTTACG GTGGACGGCGTGCTGCACTCGCTACCCTTCAGCAAATCACTGGACAAGATCCAGGTCAGCCTGGGTGTACATTCTGCCCATGTATGGCTGGTGAACTACGGCGTAACCGTCTCCTACGATGGATTTACCCGTGTCAG GTATGCTGACATGGCCCCGAACCAGCTTGAGACACAGGTACGAGACCGTAGTGGCTGGCGGTCGCTAACGAAGCTTGCACAGGAAAACCTCGAAAGGACTCGCAGAACTAACATTGAAGAGGCCAGGCGCAGACGCAAAGCAGCGGCAGCAGCAGCAGTGACCAGGCAGCAGAGTCAGCCCCAGTTCAGCTGTGAACAGTGCGGAAGTCCCTGCAGGTCCAGAATCGGACTCCTGCAA GTGGCAGTTCCAAACGACTACCGGGGCCAGATGTGTGGTCTGTGCGGCAACTTCAACGGCGACCCGGCTGACGACTTCATGATACCGGACGGGACTATTGTCGGAAATGTAAACATCTTTGGGAATAGTTGGCTCACCGATAATGAGAC ttGTCCAGAAGATCCCCGACCAACTCAGCCTCCGGACTGTACCGTTGGCGTGCGAGAATATGCTGAGTTGGTGTGCGAGCTGCTCAGAGATGATGCCGGTCCGTTTGGTGTTTGTCACGACACCGAGAGTCCGGAACGGTTCTACAGTACCTGCGTCTTCGACATCTGCGGGAGGAACGGAGACATCATAGGACTTTGTCAGAACCTGGAGGCCTACGCTAGGGCCTGTGTGCAAGCTGGCGTGGAACCATTTTCTTGGCGGCCTGAAAACCTCTGCC CCCTAGAATGCCCAGCAAACAGCACGTACTCCAATTGCACCAGTCCATGCCCGGCCACCTGCCTGGACCCGACCGCTCCGGACCAGTGTGACCGTAGCTGTGAAGAGGGCTGTGAATGCAATGAAGGGTTCCTGCTAAGTGGACAAGACTGTGTTCTGGAAGAGCAGTGCGGTTGTACTGACGATGAAGGACGTTATTTCACG CTCGGAGAACGTTGGGGTGGTGACGGGGAAACCTGCGTCTGCGAAGCGGGAAGTAAAATCACTTGTGAGGACTGCAATGAGGGCGACGGCTACGATTTGGTGCTCAGGAATAACGTATGGGAATGTCGTTGTGTCGAGGACCGCTGTG ACGAATGCACCTCTgatccatgtcaaaatggcgcGACTTGCGTAGACGAAGTCGACGGGTACACCTGTACTTGTGTTCCTGGTTATGAAGGAGTTCACTGTGAGAGAG ATGTGCAATGCCCGCTGTTGGCGGCCCCAAGCAATGGAGTGCGGACACCCGCTACCGGAGCCACCTCCTACCAGAGCATAATCACCTTCACCTGTGACAGGGGATACGTCCTAAACGGTGCTGCTAccacgacgtgccaagctgacggaacatggagtaatGCTGTTCCAACATGCGAAC CCATACCATGCCCTctgttgacggccccaactaacggagcacTGAGTCCTGCCGGACCGTACGCCTATCAGAACCTGGTCACATTCACCTGTAACCCGGGATACGTTCTAACCGGCGCTGCTAccacgacgtgccaagctgacggaacatggagtaatGCTGTTCCAACATGCGAAC CCATATCATGCCCTCTGTTGACGGCACCAACtgacggagcgctgagtcccgCAGGACCGTACGAGTACCCGAACCAGGTCACATTCACCTGTAACCCGGGATACGTCCTAAACGGTGATGCTAccacgacgtgccaagctgacggaacatggagtaatGCTGTTCCAACATGCGAAC CCATATCATGCCCTctgttgacggccccaactgacggagcgctgagtcccgCCGGACCATACGAGTACCCGAACCAGGTcaccttcacctgtaacccGGGATACGTCCTAAACGGTGCCGCTAccacgacgtgccaagctgacggaacatggagtaatGTTGTTCCAACATGCACGC CCGTGCCATGCCCTctgttgacggccccaactgacggagcgctgagtcccgCAGGACCGTACGAGTACCCGAACCAGGTcaccttcacctgtaacccGGGGTACGTCCTAAACGGTGATGCTAccacgacgtgccaagctgacggaacatggagtaatGCTGTTCCAACTTGCACAC ccataccatgcCCTctgttgacggccccaactgacggagcgctgagtcccgCAGGACCGTACGAGTACCCGAACCAGGTCACATTCACCTGTAACCCGGGATACGTCCTAAACGGCGATGCTAccacgacgtgccaagctgacggaacatggagtaatGCTGTTCCAACTTGCACAC ccataccatgcCCTCTGTTGACGGCACCAACtgacggagcgctgagtcccgCCGGACCGTACGCCTACCCGAACCAGGTCACATTCACCTGTAACCCGGGATACGTCCTAAACGGTGATGCTAccacgacgtgccaagctgacggaacatggagtaatgctgttccaacatgcacac ccataccatgcCCTctgttgacggccccaactgacggagcgctgagtcccgCAGGACCGTACGAGTACCCGAACCAGGTCATATTCACCTGTAACCCGGGATACGTTCTAAACGGCGATGCTAccacgacgtgccaagctgacggaacatggagtaatGCTGTTCCAACTTGCACAC ccataccatgcCCTCTGTTGACGGCACCAACtgacggagcgctgagtcctacCGGACCGTACGAGTACCCGAACCAGGTCACATTCACCTGTAACCCGGGATACGTTCTAAACGGCGATGCTAccacgacgtgccaagctgacggaacatggagtaatgctgttccaacatgcacac CTGTACAATGCCCGCTATTGGCGGCCCCAGCTAACGGAAAGCGGAGACCTCGTACCGGAGCCACCTCCTACCAGGACGAGGTCAGCTTTAGATGTGACAGTGGATACGAACTGAACGGCGCTGATTCCACGACTTGCCAAGGTGACGAAACATGGAGCAACGCTGTTCCAACCTGCACCG ACATCGATGAGTGCGCAACTCCAACTCCAAGATGTAGGAACAACCGGGAATGCGTGAACACTCCTGGTGGCTACGAATGTGAATGCAAGGACAACCTCATTGAGTTTAGAGGCAGATGCCTGG